Proteins from a genomic interval of Desulfofustis limnaeus:
- a CDS encoding zinc-dependent alcohol dehydrogenase, whose product MIVNSACLTGVRAIEVRRRELVPGPDQILVKTHACGICGQDKNLYNGIIPPAGGLHTEMRTPFGYPYFFGHEAGGTVVEVGANVRLFQPGDRVIAFGWVETYSDYFLAGEDDLESVPDGLDPDLAALGEPIGCAVFSGLSSKVQVGDTVAVIGMGFAGQVIAQVAKKKGAHRVIGVDVVEGKLKLAKQLGLDEAVNSSETDPLSAILDLTGGHGADVVVEVAGTGAAVQLCNDAVKHNGTLVFYSWITQDVTINISRWHNNSLQVVNTGLVHHGVLQRRIWVPQALRPVLLGQVDIKSLITHTYPLEQIDRAMETANNDPDAVKVLLRP is encoded by the coding sequence ATGATCGTCAACAGTGCCTGCCTCACCGGAGTGAGGGCGATTGAAGTGCGGCGTCGGGAACTCGTTCCCGGCCCGGACCAGATTCTGGTCAAGACCCACGCCTGCGGCATCTGCGGCCAGGACAAAAACCTCTACAACGGCATCATCCCGCCGGCCGGCGGGCTGCATACCGAGATGCGCACCCCGTTTGGCTATCCCTACTTCTTCGGTCACGAGGCTGGCGGCACCGTGGTTGAGGTGGGTGCCAACGTGCGTCTTTTTCAGCCCGGCGATCGAGTCATCGCCTTTGGCTGGGTGGAGACCTACAGTGATTATTTCCTGGCCGGCGAAGACGACCTGGAGTCAGTGCCGGACGGGCTCGATCCCGATCTGGCGGCGCTTGGCGAACCCATCGGCTGCGCCGTTTTCTCCGGCCTGTCGTCCAAGGTGCAGGTGGGTGACACGGTGGCCGTGATCGGTATGGGGTTTGCCGGGCAGGTGATCGCCCAGGTGGCCAAGAAAAAGGGGGCACACCGGGTGATCGGTGTCGATGTGGTGGAGGGCAAGCTGAAGCTGGCCAAACAGCTTGGTCTCGATGAGGCAGTCAACAGCTCCGAGACTGACCCGTTGAGCGCTATCCTGGATCTGACCGGCGGCCATGGTGCCGATGTGGTGGTCGAGGTGGCCGGTACCGGTGCCGCCGTCCAACTCTGCAACGACGCGGTCAAACACAACGGCACATTGGTCTTCTATTCGTGGATCACCCAGGACGTGACCATTAACATTTCGCGTTGGCACAACAATTCCCTGCAGGTGGTCAACACCGGGCTGGTCCACCACGGGGTGCTGCAGCGCCGGATCTGGGTACCCCAGGCCCTGCGCCCGGTCCTGCTCGGCCAGGTGGACATCAAATCGCTGATCACCCATACCTATCCCCTGGAGCAGATCGACCGGGCGATGGAGACGGCCAACAATGACCCGGACGCGGTCAAGGTACTACTGCGGCCATGA
- a CDS encoding tripartite tricarboxylate transporter permease: protein MEIWMTAFGNVFDPMALLFIFAGVMMGVMLGAIPGLNSTMGTALLIPFTYAMDATSGLLLLSAVYCGGTFGGSISAILFNVPGSPEASVTGFDGYPMAKAGKAGKALGIAIMCSTIGGLFSVAVMNLISPLLAEVALTFSEPEYFALAFAALTLIATLGGNKMAKAFLIGFIGLLIATIGIDPMSGVERFTFGWSGLIGGVNFIVALIGAFAVGEILLTAESGSSIGGEGDVKVSTKMPSLAEMLKLKWNVLRSAVLGTLIGILPGVGATTASFIGYSEAVRWSKHPEKFGTGIPDGIAAPETANNAATGGAMVPLLTLGIPGSATTAVIIGGFMVHGLQPGPMLFLNQPDLMYSIFLAMYVANVFMFFSGIIVAKLFSNFRKLRYSILGPCIFVFATVGAFGIANSMSDVWIMFAFGLLGYVMKKYDYSVAPLIIALVLGGLAEESLRRGMRMEDYDLMAFLSRPIAGTILAVALLTLVWTLYSRFRHKPNVLAGEMQRPEVK, encoded by the coding sequence ATGGAAATCTGGATGACAGCGTTTGGAAATGTGTTCGACCCGATGGCCCTGCTCTTCATCTTCGCCGGGGTCATGATGGGGGTCATGCTCGGGGCCATTCCCGGGCTCAACTCGACGATGGGCACCGCTCTGCTCATCCCCTTCACCTATGCGATGGACGCCACCTCGGGTTTGCTGCTGCTTTCTGCGGTCTACTGTGGTGGGACGTTCGGCGGTTCGATCTCGGCCATCCTGTTCAACGTGCCCGGCTCACCCGAGGCCTCGGTCACCGGTTTCGACGGTTATCCGATGGCCAAGGCCGGCAAGGCCGGCAAGGCACTCGGCATCGCCATCATGTGCAGCACCATCGGCGGGCTGTTCAGCGTCGCGGTGATGAACCTGATCTCGCCGCTGCTGGCCGAGGTGGCGCTCACCTTCTCCGAGCCGGAGTACTTCGCTCTGGCGTTTGCCGCCCTGACCCTGATCGCCACGCTGGGCGGCAACAAGATGGCCAAGGCCTTCCTCATCGGCTTTATCGGCCTGCTCATCGCCACCATCGGCATCGATCCCATGTCCGGTGTGGAGCGGTTTACCTTCGGCTGGAGCGGGCTGATCGGCGGGGTCAACTTCATCGTCGCCCTGATCGGTGCCTTTGCCGTCGGTGAGATCCTGCTCACCGCCGAGAGCGGCTCTTCGATCGGCGGCGAGGGGGACGTGAAGGTCTCTACCAAGATGCCGTCCCTGGCCGAGATGCTCAAGCTCAAGTGGAACGTGCTGCGCTCCGCCGTGCTCGGCACGCTGATCGGTATTCTTCCCGGCGTCGGCGCTACGACGGCGTCTTTTATCGGCTATTCGGAAGCGGTGCGCTGGTCCAAGCACCCGGAAAAATTCGGTACCGGTATCCCGGACGGCATCGCCGCCCCGGAGACCGCCAACAATGCGGCCACCGGTGGCGCCATGGTGCCGCTGCTGACGCTCGGCATCCCCGGTAGCGCCACCACCGCGGTCATCATCGGCGGGTTCATGGTGCATGGTCTGCAGCCCGGCCCGATGCTCTTCCTCAACCAGCCGGATCTGATGTATTCGATCTTCCTGGCCATGTACGTAGCCAACGTCTTCATGTTCTTCTCCGGCATCATCGTGGCCAAGCTGTTCTCCAACTTCCGCAAGCTCCGTTACTCGATCCTCGGGCCGTGCATCTTCGTCTTTGCCACCGTCGGCGCCTTCGGCATCGCCAACTCCATGTCCGATGTGTGGATCATGTTCGCCTTCGGTCTGCTCGGCTACGTGATGAAGAAGTACGACTACTCCGTGGCTCCGCTGATCATCGCCCTGGTGCTCGGTGGGCTGGCCGAGGAATCCCTGCGGCGCGGCATGCGTATGGAAGATTATGACTTGATGGCCTTCTTGTCCCGGCCGATTGCCGGCACCATCCTGGCGGTCGCCCTGCTGACCCTGGTGTGGACGCTGTACAGCCGGTTTCGCCATAAGCCCAACGTCCTGGCCGGTGAAATGCAGCGGCCGGAGGTCAAATAG
- a CDS encoding tripartite tricarboxylate transporter TctB family protein produces the protein MFRSLLKADVIISAIVFCAALYLYVEIKALDSGDVYGQLGPAYWPKFVLVSIMVFSVMVAFFSIKGVLQGTIPAVQKITFTAEKVRFIAAVSLITGYLVLLPFVGFLVLTPFMMIAFMYLLGERSKVWIFTIPFVLTIGIVLIFTKAMYVPLPRGVGIFLSISHLLY, from the coding sequence GTGTTCAGATCATTGTTGAAAGCAGATGTGATCATCAGCGCTATCGTGTTCTGTGCGGCGCTGTATCTCTATGTCGAGATCAAGGCGCTCGATTCCGGTGACGTTTACGGGCAACTCGGTCCCGCCTACTGGCCCAAGTTCGTGCTGGTCTCGATCATGGTCTTCAGCGTCATGGTGGCCTTTTTCTCGATCAAAGGGGTCTTGCAGGGAACGATTCCAGCGGTGCAGAAAATCACCTTCACCGCCGAGAAGGTTCGGTTCATCGCCGCCGTGTCCCTGATCACCGGCTATCTGGTGTTGCTGCCCTTCGTGGGATTCCTGGTACTGACGCCGTTCATGATGATCGCCTTCATGTATCTGCTCGGTGAGCGAAGCAAGGTGTGGATCTTCACCATTCCGTTCGTGCTGACCATCGGCATCGTCCTCATTTTCACCAAGGCCATGTACGTTCCCTTGCCGCGCGGCGTGGGGATCTTTCTGTCCATCAGCCACCTGCTGTATTGA
- a CDS encoding tripartite tricarboxylate transporter substrate binding protein: protein MKKSVRFSVLAVLSFLFAFTVQAGDGPDGYPERPIEVVVQYGAGGGSDIFVRNLMTPAAKLLGTTINVTNMTGGAGVKASKYVLGQPADGYTIYNFSPEQLINTALGRENFSEEFAPLVQVQQDISIFYINPENKNFQTVQELIEYAKANPGKLQFTGTTPTSPDEIIIMRFAKEAGIDIKYVPFDKAPQTHAAVLGGHLDVLHEEPGVILSLIEAGKLKPIIVFNDKRLDKFPDVPCSVELGINITTGRWRGLAVKKGTPQPIIDYLAGVLEQAAQDPMFVEYQATSLLDQRPGWKGPVEFGKYWDDEYQATKDVLTQLGYVK, encoded by the coding sequence ATGAAAAAATCTGTGCGGTTTTCCGTTTTGGCGGTTCTCTCGTTCCTTTTTGCCTTTACCGTGCAGGCCGGAGACGGCCCCGACGGATATCCGGAGCGGCCCATTGAAGTTGTCGTCCAGTACGGCGCCGGTGGTGGCAGCGATATCTTCGTGCGCAACCTGATGACGCCCGCTGCCAAGCTTCTCGGTACCACCATTAACGTAACCAATATGACCGGCGGGGCCGGCGTCAAGGCCTCGAAATACGTCTTGGGACAACCTGCCGACGGGTACACCATCTACAACTTCAGCCCCGAGCAGTTGATCAACACCGCTCTCGGCCGGGAGAATTTCAGTGAGGAATTTGCACCGCTGGTCCAGGTCCAGCAGGATATCAGCATTTTCTACATCAACCCGGAGAACAAGAATTTCCAGACCGTCCAGGAACTGATCGAGTATGCCAAGGCCAATCCGGGAAAACTGCAGTTCACCGGCACCACCCCGACCAGCCCGGATGAGATCATCATCATGCGTTTTGCCAAGGAAGCCGGCATCGACATCAAATACGTACCGTTCGACAAGGCCCCGCAGACCCATGCGGCCGTCCTCGGCGGACACCTCGACGTGCTCCATGAGGAGCCGGGCGTCATCCTGTCGCTGATCGAGGCTGGCAAACTGAAGCCGATCATCGTCTTCAACGACAAGCGTTTGGATAAATTCCCCGATGTCCCCTGCTCGGTGGAACTGGGTATCAACATCACCACCGGCCGCTGGCGTGGTCTGGCGGTCAAGAAGGGCACCCCGCAGCCGATCATCGATTATCTGGCCGGTGTGCTCGAGCAAGCCGCCCAGGACCCGATGTTCGTCGAGTACCAGGCCACCTCCCTGCTCGATCAACGGCCCGGCTGGAAAGGCCCGGTTGAATTCGGTAAGTACTGGGATGACGAATATCAGGCCACCAAGGACGTCCTGACCCAACTCGGCTATGTGAAGTAA